The Brachyspira aalborgi genome has a segment encoding these proteins:
- a CDS encoding transporter substrate-binding domain-containing protein, whose amino-acid sequence MKVFKILVCMIAIILISCGKSENKSDIKNIIKVGTPAKHKLFSQINNNGEIEGYDIDVWEEIGRRLNRKIEWRQIDLTGGFGELELGKLDTLTQQISITPSRMEKYYFAEPYFLSPYKLYVAETNESINKFEDLFGKTLAVTIQEAAVEHLKVLDPSGKIKLETFSPEARSGIPLLVQNGKIDASQDAAIIFEELKNATGAKIKMVGEPLFTEVNSFPFRKDEEGKKLCDEVSKVVVEMREDGTLEKLAIKWFGYNPMEGLDPKAELEKFKNTL is encoded by the coding sequence ATGAAAGTATTTAAAATTTTAGTTTGCATGATAGCGATTATATTAATATCATGCGGTAAATCTGAAAATAAAAGTGATATAAAAAATATTATCAAAGTAGGAACTCCAGCAAAACATAAACTATTTAGTCAAATAAATAATAATGGGGAAATAGAAGGCTACGATATCGATGTCTGGGAAGAAATCGGAAGAAGATTAAACAGAAAAATAGAATGGAGGCAAATAGATTTAACGGGCGGTTTTGGAGAACTTGAATTGGGAAAATTAGACACTTTAACTCAACAAATTAGCATAACGCCTTCAAGAATGGAAAAGTATTATTTTGCAGAACCTTATTTTTTAAGCCCATATAAATTATATGTTGCTGAAACTAACGAATCAATAAATAAGTTTGAAGATTTATTTGGCAAAACTTTAGCGGTAACAATACAAGAAGCTGCGGTTGAACATTTAAAAGTATTAGACCCTTCTGGAAAAATAAAATTAGAAACTTTTTCACCCGAAGCTCGTTCGGGAATTCCGCTTTTAGTTCAAAATGGAAAAATAGACGCTTCTCAAGACGCTGCTATAATTTTTGAAGAGCTTAAAAATGCTACAGGCGCAAAAATTAAAATGGTTGGCGAGCCTTTATTTACGGAAGTTAATTCATTTCCGTTTAGAAAAGACGAAGAAGGCAAAAAGCTATGCGATGAAGTAAGCAAAGTCGTAGTGGAAATGCGAGAAGACGGAACTTTGGAAAAATTGGCGATAAAATGGTTTGGTTATAATCCAATGGAAGGATTAGACCCAAAAGCGGAATTAGAAAAATTTAAAAATACTTTATAA